From one Longimicrobium sp. genomic stretch:
- a CDS encoding STAS-like domain-containing protein: MSTMISIAAGAAGFAEDKDYARMLRADVILPALDHGEEVTLDFGAVAYATQSFVHVLIGEALKKHGERVLELLEFKNCSPQLRSVVEFVVDYSLSGFAEPQHR; this comes from the coding sequence ATGAGCACCATGATCTCCATCGCCGCCGGCGCCGCCGGGTTCGCGGAGGACAAGGATTACGCCCGGATGCTGCGCGCCGACGTGATCCTTCCCGCGCTGGACCACGGCGAGGAGGTGACGCTCGATTTCGGCGCCGTTGCTTACGCCACGCAGTCGTTCGTGCACGTCCTGATCGGCGAGGCGCTGAAAAAGCACGGTGAGCGAGTGCTGGAACTGCTGGAGTTCAAGAACTGCTCTCCCCAGCTGCGGAGCGTGGTGGAATTCGTGGTCGACTACTCGCTCTCCGGCTTCGCTGAGCCGCAACACAGGTAG
- a CDS encoding cation diffusion facilitator family transporter: protein MGAGHHHGHGHHHHHHGHSHAEIGRENSRRLAFTLVLQVAYLVAEVVGGYLANSLALLADAGHMLSDVGALALSLFAIWIARRPATDRRTYGWYRTEILAALANAATLISISVYIFYEAWVRLRAPQPVEGMLVMWIAIGGLLVNGIGAAALHSGREHSLNIRGAWLHLLTDAFGNVGVIAGGILVWAFGWLWADPAVSILIGVLVIWSSWGLLRDSVGVLLEGTPAHIDVDAVRGALMEVPDVEEVHDLHVWTITSGLEALSCHVVVGGRDERRFSGEILADVHQVLQQRFGLHHLTVQIEPRGFQEPDCLAQGC, encoded by the coding sequence ATGGGCGCAGGGCACCACCACGGCCACGGGCACCACCATCACCACCACGGGCACTCGCACGCCGAGATCGGGCGCGAGAACTCGCGGCGGCTGGCGTTCACGCTGGTGCTGCAGGTGGCGTATCTGGTGGCCGAGGTGGTGGGGGGATACCTCGCCAACTCGCTGGCCCTGCTGGCCGACGCGGGGCACATGCTGTCGGACGTGGGCGCGCTGGCGCTCTCGCTCTTCGCCATCTGGATCGCCCGGCGCCCGGCCACCGACCGCCGCACCTACGGCTGGTACCGCACCGAGATCCTGGCGGCGCTGGCCAACGCGGCCACCCTCATCTCCATCTCCGTCTACATCTTCTACGAGGCCTGGGTGCGGCTCCGCGCGCCGCAGCCCGTGGAGGGCATGCTGGTGATGTGGATCGCCATCGGCGGGCTGCTGGTGAACGGGATCGGCGCGGCGGCGCTGCACTCCGGGCGCGAGCACTCGCTGAACATCCGCGGCGCCTGGCTGCACCTGCTGACCGACGCGTTCGGCAACGTGGGCGTGATCGCGGGGGGGATCCTGGTCTGGGCGTTCGGCTGGCTCTGGGCCGACCCGGCCGTCTCCATCCTGATCGGCGTGCTGGTGATCTGGAGCAGCTGGGGACTGCTGCGCGACAGCGTGGGCGTGCTGCTGGAGGGAACGCCCGCGCACATCGACGTGGACGCCGTCCGCGGCGCGCTGATGGAGGTGCCGGACGTGGAGGAGGTGCACGACCTGCACGTGTGGACCATCACCAGCGGCCTCGAGGCGCTCTCCTGCCACGTGGTGGTCGGCGGCCGCGACGAGCGCCGCTTTTCCGGCGAGATCCTGGCCGACGTGCACCAGGTCCTGCAGCAGCGATTCGGCCTCCACCACCTGACCGTGCAGATCGAGCCGCGCGGCTTCCAGGAGCCCGACTGCCTCGCTCAAGGCTGTTGA
- a CDS encoding STAS-like domain-containing protein — MSITVVIQPGPDGVAKDVAHARDLRATLITPALDRGEHVTLEFGHARESTQPFVDILIGQALKEHGETLLERLEFRNCSPQLRGLVELVVNNALAEPPDPPMPPDLE; from the coding sequence ATGAGCATCACCGTCGTCATCCAGCCCGGTCCGGACGGGGTGGCCAAGGACGTCGCTCACGCGCGCGACCTCCGCGCCACGCTGATCACCCCCGCTCTGGACCGCGGCGAGCACGTGACGCTGGAGTTCGGGCACGCCCGCGAATCCACGCAGCCGTTCGTGGACATCCTCATCGGCCAGGCGCTGAAGGAGCACGGCGAGACGCTGCTGGAGCGGCTGGAGTTCCGGAACTGCTCGCCCCAGCTGCGCGGCCTGGTGGAGCTCGTGGTGAACAACGCCCTGGCGGAGCCGCCGGACCCGCCCATGCCGCCTGATCTCGAGTAG
- the lgt gene encoding prolipoprotein diacylglyceryl transferase, with amino-acid sequence MTGIAAAASLALLEIPYPHIDPVAIDLPGPLDVRWYGLGYMVGFGAAYLLLRRLARSGFLRLEPDAIGDLIFALVLGVILGGRIGYILFYDFPRFAAHPLDIFKIWTGGLAFHGGMVGAILAGAWFARKQRVPWKNVGDGLALAVTPGIFAVRIANFINGELYGRIADASVPWAMRFPTDPKAAELLGAGGGLREREIAIDRAYDSGMWDRVKSQVPLRHPSQLYEALGEGAFTGMVVWGVFLWNRRRGVRWGDGAYGGLFLVCYGLVRTFLELFRQPDAQFTGNGDTLGTVLGPLTMGQVLSLLTALVGLFFLIRGIRTPPEEVPSAKSPVPSKSNGGTRH; translated from the coding sequence TTGACCGGCATTGCCGCCGCGGCCTCCCTGGCCCTGCTCGAAATTCCCTATCCCCACATCGACCCGGTCGCCATCGACCTTCCCGGACCGCTGGACGTGCGGTGGTACGGGCTGGGCTACATGGTGGGCTTCGGCGCGGCCTACCTTCTCCTGCGCCGCCTGGCGCGGAGCGGGTTCCTGCGGCTCGAGCCCGACGCCATCGGCGACCTGATCTTCGCGCTCGTGCTGGGGGTGATCCTGGGCGGGCGCATCGGCTACATCCTGTTCTACGACTTTCCCCGCTTCGCCGCGCACCCGCTCGACATCTTCAAGATCTGGACGGGCGGGCTGGCCTTTCACGGGGGGATGGTGGGCGCCATCCTGGCCGGCGCCTGGTTCGCGCGGAAGCAGCGCGTTCCCTGGAAGAACGTGGGCGACGGGCTGGCACTGGCCGTCACGCCCGGCATCTTCGCCGTACGCATCGCCAACTTCATCAACGGCGAGCTGTACGGCCGGATCGCCGATGCGTCGGTGCCATGGGCGATGCGCTTTCCCACCGATCCGAAGGCGGCGGAGCTGCTCGGCGCGGGCGGCGGGCTGCGCGAGCGGGAGATCGCCATCGACCGCGCGTACGACTCGGGGATGTGGGACCGGGTGAAGAGCCAGGTACCGCTCCGCCACCCGTCGCAGCTGTACGAGGCGCTGGGCGAGGGCGCGTTCACCGGCATGGTCGTCTGGGGCGTCTTCCTCTGGAACCGCCGGCGCGGCGTGCGCTGGGGCGACGGCGCGTACGGCGGGCTCTTCCTGGTCTGCTACGGCCTGGTCCGCACCTTCCTGGAGCTCTTCCGCCAGCCGGACGCGCAGTTCACGGGGAACGGCGACACGCTGGGCACCGTCCTGGGCCCGCTGACGATGGGCCAGGTGCTGAGCCTGCTGACCGCGCTGGTCGGCCTCTTCTTCCTGATTCGTGGCATCCGCACGCCACCGGAAGAAGTGCCTAGTGCCAAGTCCCCAGTGCCAAGTAAAAGCAACGGTGGCACCAGGCACTAG
- a CDS encoding zinc ribbon domain-containing protein, which translates to MAKICTQCGTDVMDNFCAHCGARAPRDEPQPVTDPTPAAVSQQAESEPPYGLWLGGFCVLLFLLMVIASVAKDGSGGASLPSSTASAFVGQDAARQSDSVTAVALWARKGSLTPEERLRLDDLVHAREFTFAHDSMLHAAVVETRLDSAEALLRPQSYLPHGFPVAASAMLILHDPLTPAQSRRATTLHRRADAAQVASDRELQAQSRRSQEDEVIAQASCSPSRSKVRRLLDQHSAWGTSDLATIACRQVRIGFDHDRVIAAWGRPNHVNRTTYSFGVHEQWVYGEYGSGYVYFEDGAVTAIQN; encoded by the coding sequence ATGGCGAAAATCTGTACGCAATGCGGCACCGATGTCATGGATAACTTCTGCGCGCACTGCGGCGCGCGAGCTCCGCGCGACGAGCCGCAGCCCGTAACCGATCCCACTCCGGCCGCGGTGTCGCAACAGGCGGAGAGCGAGCCGCCGTACGGATTGTGGCTCGGCGGGTTCTGCGTCCTTCTGTTTCTGTTGATGGTGATCGCATCGGTGGCGAAGGACGGAAGCGGCGGAGCCTCGCTGCCCTCGTCGACGGCTTCGGCGTTCGTGGGGCAAGATGCGGCGCGCCAGAGCGACAGCGTTACCGCCGTGGCGCTCTGGGCCCGGAAAGGCTCGCTGACGCCCGAGGAGCGGCTGCGCCTGGATGACCTTGTGCATGCGCGCGAGTTCACGTTCGCGCACGATTCTATGCTGCATGCGGCCGTCGTGGAGACGCGCCTCGACTCGGCCGAGGCGCTGCTCAGACCGCAGTCGTATCTTCCGCACGGGTTCCCGGTTGCCGCCAGCGCGATGCTCATCCTTCACGATCCGCTCACGCCCGCGCAGTCGCGCCGCGCCACCACGCTCCACCGCCGGGCGGACGCGGCGCAGGTGGCCTCCGACCGCGAGTTGCAGGCGCAGAGCCGCCGCTCGCAGGAGGACGAGGTCATCGCGCAGGCGTCGTGTTCGCCCTCGCGATCGAAGGTGCGGCGCCTGCTGGACCAGCACTCCGCGTGGGGGACGAGCGATCTCGCGACCATCGCGTGCCGGCAGGTCCGCATCGGCTTCGACCACGACCGGGTGATCGCCGCATGGGGCCGCCCCAACCACGTGAACCGGACCACCTACAGCTTCGGCGTGCACGAGCAGTGGGTGTACGGCGAGTATGGCAGCGGCTATGTTTACTTTGAGGACGGCGCCGTCACCGCGATCCAGAACTGA
- a CDS encoding DUF5615 family PIN-like protein — protein MKLLFDENLSPRLVSLLADIYPGAAHIHDLGMGQAQDVDIWSFAGAEGYTIVSKDWDYQQLSFRFGQPPKVILLRIGNCSVRDSARLLRERYILVRHFHEDDTAALLTLG, from the coding sequence GTGAAGCTCCTGTTCGACGAGAATCTTTCGCCTCGCCTCGTTTCACTCCTGGCGGACATCTATCCCGGGGCCGCCCACATCCACGACCTGGGAATGGGCCAGGCTCAGGATGTCGATATCTGGAGTTTTGCCGGGGCGGAGGGGTACACGATCGTCTCGAAGGATTGGGATTACCAGCAGCTCAGCTTCAGATTCGGGCAACCTCCCAAGGTGATCCTGCTCCGGATCGGGAACTGCTCCGTTCGCGATTCCGCGAGACTCCTCCGCGAGCGCTACATTCTCGTCCGTCACTTCCATGAAGACGATACCGCCGCGCTGCTGACGCTGGGCTGA
- a CDS encoding DUF433 domain-containing protein, producing MDLRDRITIEPGKRSGKPCIRGLRITVQDVLEYLASGMTEHEILEDFPYLEHDDIRACLAFAADRERRLMAGPGL from the coding sequence ATGGACCTGCGCGACCGAATCACGATCGAGCCTGGGAAGCGGAGCGGGAAACCGTGCATTCGCGGTCTCAGGATCACTGTGCAGGACGTCCTGGAATACCTCGCTTCGGGTATGACGGAACACGAGATCCTGGAGGACTTCCCGTATCTGGAGCATGACGACATTCGCGCCTGCCTCGCATTCGCCGCGGACCGTGAACGGCGGCTGATGGCCGGTCCTGGTCTGTGA